From a region of the Besnoitia besnoiti strain Bb-Ger1 chromosome I, whole genome shotgun sequence genome:
- a CDS encoding hypothetical protein (encoded by transcript BESB_009970) — protein sequence MRSLTATTANGFAPFSSGRRSLRASSGKDSLRVVVGVRLFVHCVQRRSPKRHAAGEDSVPACHRPRHSFTEIACHQRVLLRARRPLFTTRSCSNVLSVFLLIAVVLALCYAVAANDRLSLSLASLPLTGLPQLLNKQLLIRGHRFLHSSSIAKVPSSLFLHRLSLRLFSRPRSAPLFAVADRPRPSHLRLSSALGDAAPSPSLSFLSSPFSAPHSPSAAAFMAGASDAERERKSCFLRALPALLLASSLPPDRTSPSSSSLRSTSCGKLEGCAVSPERLCGAKTPNWLESSLPFPFSSLLSASPLSYASGSDDPCTASADLARLCSGGEVQKPDEREDAEPAGREADSTRGEARGFSRGPSAECSGREQPVQAQTPEGERMRAERQPLTHSSTLHDGSPAPDRPLQERPRVPADRYDETGTVLRQVSSFSRRSCPPSALFSSSSLASPAASCFTPLFAPSTASPRGSPRAPSSFTARPACDRSWQAESETGDRRKRGRFEEQRMFKEDAYLPLFASASKKPEPSGDESDDECEVATGAGVGVHNLIRRTERADKDEEDEEERDAEARRDDGAAAPEAGEDETDRPLEPGDNEAKRDTDLSRKTQPQRTHEENQVHFDFQDIAASAACNIFIRTLLSRADALHIAARGQLVRSLLRLATASSAGAASRAPPAESAASCATAPSPAASVLQQAVEEDVFSALLPLLLANAERHALALAALRASSGQRRSPSLWRRWVWRHEDDSERGDLPVEARRRRAPGAAPAAASSAGLEALGGPEATDGEREGGMRGDAGERETAVGEEEEVDGEALLNELRTQHEEARRDALRLILLLLKNIPDALRQRPAQTQALTALLERIAEEGEIEKREEGHRRGDHPPGGAVVGDRPASPQAERPAERPTGNARMNAAVAQGGRNQELLSPPETARAGPTSRAVSASPAAASPSSPFSLSLPSSSPYDCLSTVEGSSSRYDYPSSGTQSPPSSPTSSVISGVGGARAWAAAPRLDEGENKPPSEGAGAQASKRDRHARSDAAGYAREIPESQAEEAEERRGEDKSAPEAAPSSGLATAPTRTPASPEEKKPGAAAAGERRSGAEENGEQATKEETARDIPPTSRRGELDNTQRPSGDTAGESALRAKDAAAKNTSGRDCQARENAADTRGDAAEASLDRNERPTQRAGEYDAAKAAREHTASEHAESERAVSGGCGRGEDGEEAHSRGSRVQQREEGRRRAGEAAREDEAKRLAAEILLLLASPPYAADLHAEDAPAHEQEGRIAAPREEAPRSLVSPTLAPCDEEGNETATQDERQTSVSEAPRSALSPPFPASAGSESPAERPAGDAERAPFRPSASPDSVASSGCFFSRLLSGLPERADAAARSREERAEEDKARGDAPGEAPPEQEGAAGAGTTFAAPSDAACSARALWVPVLLSANRASEQEALQASLAAAEPRILGALRARARVAPRRAREETHKQASDAGEGVGAEAWEKPAREGEERGGESGEIDKERTATQARRGGRPERRKAEDAPPSSGDEESGGRREEGSSKVLRSPEEPLAYRHAGPEAPAHAPAPPSLREEDAVAAQVDGLLQSRSFFVSETGVAEPWKREDFRETRKAGNANRPGTGDEEEWGLLGLYLPGVLDDAAAPSSSPSSASSSWSWSVPCEVVALFRGPGLARALAPRISPAFPLLASGDDSKPLSKKRERERARKRAEKLLRVAGVRALFAATQARHPEARARALEMLLRLLKSATQKAHAAEEFAQILGAFPLSTPVDSAPADRSVRQQEEDAQGPRGELEPKAGREGENHAGEGLANDEPHPPDEDPTQQRRRARRAVVDLIVSALLASVLERHARRQRPASSGASVSSAASASSAEAVAWGEKSEAAGLEMLYELCLLSAEWMNVLQTHTGVYVLLLALSKELDGEVKLHSAPSPAAAASASPLAFSAVPPLLRHARAPARVARRLRYVGILRTALGFAALSPAAAFPPACASLSSSALRERRRRRRGLRILAFDGGGTRGVLSLALLKQIVACVGKEAHETFDIICGTSTGGVIAALLGLEKASVVEAERLYDLLIREIFVRDSAAVTGARLVLRQAVYDERGWEGILDKAWGDRRMIDFAADPCCPKVFCISTVASSNPTNVMVWRNYNFPVNLVEQSTSPRARRDAGNPEEEVGAAAEKRTRAANDEGDAERNEGLFRAFFDGWRSREAAHGRATEEASDARAPSSSSRRLEDARQAYETRRPEPPTRALSPRSALQRIVRFFLPCSKAGGPRRPSPSSPAAASEAAAGGSATASPTSFLLVPSRGSRHAGSCRILVKDALRATTAAPGFFSGICWESQAFSDGALLANNPTAIALAEARGLYGEDVPIELVVSIGTGKFPSSFSSSRRGDNMLHVEAQGAAKTRAHSTSGLPQDASAGASQFMQTEKEETPAGGVSSLLGIGGWETLLAQLANCATNTEAIHDLLSDMLPPSIYFRFNPDISGNWTIDETRPERLSALKCLAERFFLDDEENRRKLVELVTRIKRDDEEDRELAQREAGERSPAAAKERPGEEEEGAGAKRCQADSAALDAEEDEEWTDLGGFQSERAAWREQEERPNARAAGPGGVWDSLVYSFLSAGPQPESVGDGEPRRAPAVLQGRRPRSQQDAGVEEERDPRDKTQQETRDEPWALERDAEGGGRQHPPQRPTSPSGDLGPSIEPTKPNRDAAAFLGPSPAVTTASLPGPSLSPAHAASASAASPTSAAWPSSHSRPRRSLWTWLTSGRGAEDAAAAAGASPFGARAASDGAHLSFTEKVLSVLSAPAEHQELHRRALLSARESRRLHARSPPACALTPCASGSGSPLPNARAPSVRGEEGEEAQGPAAEGGDCSGELEGADEPAAEDDARDEGDEDLVPPTGVQVVLQTIHAHLEEEARAAEREREDRKRARVSASRQADKLEATARSAQLEKDQISHLLQEQAMIHEAAAENQRRPRWALSAPQGPDGEAEASGGESD from the exons ATGCGGTCGCTTACCGCAACGACAGCGAACGGCTTCGCCCCCTTTTCAAGCGGCCGCCGTTCCCTGCGCGCTTCGTCGGGGAAGGACAGTCT gcgcgtcgtcgtcggcgtgcgGCTGTTCGTCCATTGTGTCCAGCGCCGCTCTCCAAAGCGTCATGCGGCCGGCGAAGACAGCGTGCCTGCGTGTCATCGTCCGCGCCACTCTTTTACAGAGATCGCGTGCCACCAGAGAGTTCTTCTCCGTGCCCGGCGACCGCTGTTTACGACTCGAAGCTGCTCCAACGTTTTGTCAGTCTTTCTTTTGATCGCCGTCGTTCTGGCGCTCTGCTACGCAGTCGCCGCGAACGACAGACTCTCCCtcagcctcgcctctctcccacTCACAGGTCTCCCGCAGCTTCTCAACAAGCAGCTGCTGATCCGCGGCCATCGCTTTCTGCACTCCTCATCCATTGCAAAAGTGCCGTCCTCTCTTTTCCTTCATAGGCTCTCCTTGCGGCTCTTCTCCAGGCCTCgttccgcgcctctcttcgccgtcgcagacCGGCCCCGCCCCTCGCACCTGCGCCTGTCGTCTGCTTTGGGCGATGCCgctccgtcgccttccctttcttttctttcgtcACCTTTCTCAGCTCCTCACTCTCCTTCAGCCGCAGCGTTCATGGCAGGCGCGAgtgacgcagagagggaaagaaaaagttgctttcttcgcgcgctgcctgcactgcttctcgcctcctctctgccgcccGACAGGACatcgccctcttcttcctcgctgcgaaGCACGTCCTGCGGGAAGCTGGAGGGCTGCGCGGTCTCTcccgagcgcctctgcggcgccaaGACGCCGAACTGGCTGGAGTCTTCCCTTCCGTTTCCTTTTTCCTCGCTcctttccgcgtcgcccctgtCGTACGCGTCTGGCTCCGACGACCCCTGCACCGCCAGTGCGGACTtggcgcgtctctgctcaGGCGGCGAGGTGCAAAAGCctgacgagagagaagacgccgaacCAGCCGGGAGAGAAGCAGACTCGACCCGCGGTGAAGCGCGAGGATTCTCTCGCGGGCCTTCAGCAGAATGTTCAGGGAGGGAGCAGCCGGTTCAGGCACAGACACCGGAGGGAGAACGGatgcgcgcggagcgacagCCGCTGACGCATTCGAGTACCTTACATGATGGCAGCCCTGCGCCCGATCGTCCGCTGCAggagcgcccgcgcgtccCCGCCGACCGGTACGACGAGACAGGGACGGTTCTGAGACAGGTTTCGTCGTTCTCTCGCCGATCTTGTCCTCCTTCCGCCCTCTTTTCATCGTCTTctctggcgtcgcctgctgcttCGTGCTTCACGCCACTTTTCGCGCCCTCCACGGCCTCGCCCCGCggcagcccgcgcgcgccctcgtctttCACCGCGCGCCCGGCATGCGACCGTTCATGGCAGGCTgagagcgagacgggcgACCGCAGGAAGCGCGGGCGCTTCGAGGAGCAGAGGATGTTCAAAGAAGACGCATACCTTCCGCTGTTTGCGTCCGCCTCGAAGAAGCCCGAGCCGTCGGgggacgagagcgacgacgagtgCGAAGTCGCGACAGGCGCGGGAGTGGGAGTGCATAATCTCATCAGGCGAACAGAGAGAGCCGAcaaggacgaagaagacgaggaggagcgggACGCCGAGGCCCGTAGAGACGACGGTGCGGCGGCCccagaggcgggcgaggacgagACTGACCGGCCTCTGGAGCCGGGAGACaacgaggcgaagagagacacagatCTTTCGAGGAAGACACAACCTCAGCGCACACACGAGGAGAATCAGGTTCACTTCGACTTCCAGGACATCGCCGCTTCAGCTG CTTGCAACATTTTCATTCGCacgctcctctctcgcgcagacgcgctgcaCATCGCCGCGCGTGGGCAGCTGGTGCGgtcgctgcttcgtctcgcaactgcgtcgtcggcgggtgccgcgtcgcgtgcgccgcccgcggaaagcgccgcctcgtgcgCGACGGCCCCTTCTCCGGCTGCTTcggtgctgcagcaggcagtcgaggaagacgtcttctcggcgctccttccgctgctgctcgcgaaCGCTGAACGgcacgccctcgcgctcgccgctctccgcgcgtcgtcgggacagcgccgctcgccttccctcTGGCGCCGATGGGTGTGGCGGCACGAGGAcgacagcgagcgcggcgatcTGCCCGtcgaggcgagaagaagacgcgcgcccggcgcggcaccagctgcggcctcctctgctggtctcgaggcgctcggcgggCCTGAAGCGACCGACGGTGAGCGAGAAGGGGGGATGAGAGGCGACGCtggggagagggagacggccgtgggggaagaagaagaggtggatggcgaggcgctgctgaacGAGCTCCGGACGCAgcacgaagaggcgcggcgagacgcgcttcGCTTGATTCTCTTGCTTCTGAAAAACATTCCAGACGCGCTGAGGCAGAGGCCCGCCCAGACGCAAGCGCTGACCGCGCTGCTCGAACGGATtgcggaagaaggagagatcgaaaaacgcgaggaaggccACCGACGAGGCGACCACCCCCCGGGGGGCGCCGTGGTCGGCGACAGGCCCGCAAGCCCGCAGGCGGAGCGACCCGCTGAACGCCCTACAGGGAATGCACGCATGaatgccgccgtcgcgcagggAGGTAGGAACCAGgagctcctctctcctccggagacggcgcgcgcaggcccgaCATCCCgagctgtctccgcgtctccagcggcggcgtctccctcgtccccgttctcgctctctttgccctcgtcgtcgccctaCGACTGCCTCTCCACAGTTGAAGGCTCATCATCGCGCTACGACTACCCGAGCAGCGGgacgcagtctccgccgtcgtcacCGACCTCCTCCGTCATCTCAGGggtcggaggcgcgcgcgcctgggcgGCCGCCCCTCGGctcgacgagggcgagaacAAACCCCCCtccgaaggcgccggcgcacaaGCGAGCAAgcgagacagacacgcgcgcagcgacgccgccggctACGCAAGAGAGATCCCAGAGAgccaggcggaggaggcagaggaacgGCGGGGCGAGGATAAAAGCGCGCCAGAGGCTGCTCCGTCGAGCGGGTTGGCAACGGCGCCCACGCGGACGCCAGCTAGccctgaagaaaaaaaaccgggtgcagcagctgcgggggagagaagaagcggagcggAGGAGAATGGCGAACAGGCCACGAAGGAGGAGACCGCCAGAGACATTCCTCCGACGTCTAGAAGAGGCGAACTGGACAACACTCAACGACCATCAGGCGACAccgcgggagagagcgcaCTCCGCGCGAAAGACGCAGCGGCAAAAAATACCAGCGGACGCGATTGCcaagcgagagaaaacgccgcagacacgcgtgGCGATGCAGCAGAGGCCAGTCTAGACCGCAACGAGCGGCCGACACAACGCGCGGGGGAAtacgacgcggcgaaggcggcgcgcgagcacaCCGCGAGTGAGCACGCAGAGAGTGAGCGCGCCGTGAGTGGAGGCTGTGGGCGCGGggaggacggagaagaagcccATTCTCGTGGGTCTCGCGTGCAACAACGAGAGGaggggaggcgccgagcaggggaggcagcgcgcgaggacgaagcAAAGAGACTAGCCGCTGAaattctccttctcctcgcgtctccgccttaCGCAGCTGATTtgcacgcggaggacgctCCGGCGCATGAGCAAGAGGGGAGAATAGCCGCGCCCCGAGAGGAGGCCCCCAGGTCGCTCGTCTCACCCACGCTTGCGCCctgcgacgaggagggcaaCGAGACCGCTACCCAGGATGAGAGACAAACGAGTGTCTCGGAAGCGCCTCGTTCTGCGTTGTCTCCTCCATTTCCTGCTTCTGCCGGCTCCGAAAGCCCTGCGGAACGacccgccggcgacgcggagcgggCGCCCTTTCGCCCGTCGGCCTCTCCCGACTCAGTCGCGTCGTCGGGCTGCTTTTTCTCGCGTCTCCTGAGCGGCCTGCCTgagcgcgccgacgctgccgcgcgcagtCGCGAAGAAAGAGCCGAGGAGGATAAAGCTcgtggcgacgcgcctggGGAAGCGCCGCCTGAacaggaaggcgccgccggcgcaggcacAACCTTTGCTGCTCCCTCAGATGCCGCTTgctccgcgcgtgcgctgtgGGTTCCAGTGCTTCTCTCAGCGAATCGGGCGAGCGAGCAGGAGGCGCTCCAGGCGTCTCTGGCAGCGGCAGAGCCCAGAATTCttggcgctctgcgcgcgcgggcgcgtgtgGCGCCCAGGAGGgctcgagaggagacgcacaAACAGGCCAGTGACGCCGGAGAAGGAGTGGGCGCAGAGGCTTGGGAGAAGCCGGCGCgtgagggagaggagagaggcggcgagagtGGAGAAATCGATAAGGAAAGGACTGCGACACAAGCGAGAAGGGGGGGAAGGCCAGAAAGGCGAAAAGCAGAAGACGCTCCGCCttccagcggcgacgaggagtccggcggaagaagagaggagggcagTTCCAAGGtgctgcgctcgcctgaGGAGCCTCTCGCCTACCGCCACGCAGGGCCtgaggcgcccgcgcacgcgcccgctccgccttccttgcgcgaggaggatgccgtcgctgcgcaggTCGACGGCCTCCTGCAGAGtcgctccttcttcgtctctgaGACGGGGGTGGCGGAGCCATGGAAGCGCGAAGACttccgcgagacgcgcaaggCAGGCAACGCCAACCGACCAGGAaccggagacgaagaggagtgGGGTCTTCTGGGGCTGTATTTGCCAGGCGTTTTGGAcgatgccgccgcgccgtcctcaagcccctcctctgcctcgtcttcgtggTCTTGGTCTGTCCCCTGTGAAGTTGTCGCTCTTTTCCGCGGGCCGGGACTGGCTCGCGCACTGGCGCCACGCATCTCGCCTGCGTTTCCTCTGCTGGCGTCGGGCGACGACTCGAAGCCGCTttcgaagaagcgcgagcgcgagcgcgcgaggaagcgcgcggagaagctgttgcgcgtggctggcgtgcgcgcgctcttcgccgccacgcaggcgcgacacccggaggcgcgcgcccgcgcgctcgagatgctccttcgcctcctcaaATCCGCGACCCAGAAAGCCCACGCAGCTGAGGAATTCGCGCAGATTCTGGGCGCGTTCCCCCTATCCACTCCCGTGGACAGCGCCCCTGCCGACCGCAGCGTGCggcagcaggaggaggacgcgcagggcCCGCGGGGCGAACTGGAGCCCAAAGCGGGCCGCGAGGGGGAGAAccacgccggcgaaggcctgGCAAATGACGAGCCGCACCCACCAGATGAAGAtccgacgcagcagaggagacgcgcgcgccgcgccgtggTAGACCTCATCGTCAGCGCACTCCTCGCGTCAGTGCTGGAGCGCCACGCACGCAGGCAAAGGCCTGCGTCCTCGGGTGCATCGgtgtcttccgcggcctcggcgtcttccgctgaggccgtcgcctggggcgagaagagcgaggccgcgggcctAGAGATGCTCTACGAGTTGTGTCTTCTGTCGGCGGAGTGGATGAACGTGCTTCAGACGCACACGGGAGTCTACGTGCTCCTGCTCGCGCTGTCGAAGGAGCTCGACGGCGAGGTGAAGCTGCACAGCGCTCcgtcgccagccgcggctgcgtccgcctcccccctcgcgttctccgcggtgccgccgcttctgcgccacgcacgcgcccctgcgcgcgtggcgcgccggctgcgctaCGTGGGCATTTTGCGAACCGCGCTGGGCTTCGCGGCGttgtcgccggcggccgcgtttccgccggcgtgcgcgtcgctgtcgtcctcggccttgcgcgagcggcggcggcggcgtcgcgggctgCGCATCTTAGCgttcgacggcggcggcacgcgcggcgtgcTGAGTCTGGCGCTGCTGAAGCAGATCGTGGCCTGCGTGGGCAAGGAGGCGCACGAGACCTTTGACATCATCTGCGGGACGTCGACTGGCGGCGTGATagccgccctcctcggcctcgagaaggcgagcgtAGTGGAGGCGGAGCGCCTCTACGATCTGCTGATTCGCGAGATCTTTGtgcgcgactccgccgcggtGACCGGTGCGCGGCTGGTGCTGCGGCAGGCCGTCTACGACGAGCGCGGCTGGGAGGGCATCCTCGACAAGGCCTGGGGCGACCGCCGCATGATTGACTTCGCCGCCGATCCCTGCTGCCCCAAGGTCTTCTGCATCAGCACCGTCGCCTCGTCCAACCCCACGAACGTCATGGTCTGGCGAAACTACAACTTTCCCGTGAACCTCGTGGAGCAGTCAAcgagcccgcgcgcgcgccgagacgcaggaaacccagaagaagaagtgggcgccgccgcggaaaaacgtacccgcgcggcgaatgacgagggcgacgccgagcggaACGAGGGACTCTTTCGGGCCTTCTTCGACggctggcgcagccgcgaggcggcgcacgggcgcgcgacggaggaggcgagcgacgctcgcgcgccgtcgagtTCGTCTCGACGTTtggaggacgcgcggcaggcgtaCGAGACGCGCCGACCGGAGCCGCCGActcgcgcgctgtcgccccgAAGTGCGCTCCAGAGGATCGTGCGCTTCTTTCTTCCGTGCTCCAAAGCAGGggggccccgccgcccctcgccctcgtcgcctgctgcggcgtctgaggcggccgcgggaggctcggcgacggcgtcgccaaCCTCGTTTCTTCTTGTGCCGTCGCGGGGAAGCCGCCACGCGGGGTCGTGTCGCATCCTGGTGAAGGACGCTttgcgcgcgacgacggcggcgcctggcttCTTCTCGGGGATCTGCTGGGAGAGTCAGGCGTTCTCCGacggcgcgctgctcgccaaCAACCCGACGGCGATCGctctcgcagaggcgcgcggcctctaTGGCGAAGACGTTCCTATCGAGTTAGTCGTGAGCATCGGCACCGGCAAGTTTCCCTCGTCCTTCtcgtcctcgcggcgcggcgacaacATGCTGCACGTagaggcgcagggcgcggcgaagacccGTGCGCACTCCACCAGCGGGCTGCCTCAGGACGCGTCCGCGGGGGCCTCTCAGTTCATGCagacggagaaagaagagacgccggccggcggcgtctcgtcgcTGCTGGGCATCGGCGGCTGGGAgacgctgctggcgcagctcgcgaacTGCGCGACCAACACGGAGGCGATCCACGACTTGCTCTCAGATatgctgccgccctcgatCTACTTTCGCTTCAACCCCGACATCTCAGGCAACTGGACGATCGACGAAACGCGACCCGAGAGGCTGAGTGCGCTCAAGTGCCTCGCCGAGCGCTTCTTCCtagacgacgaagagaatCGGCGGAAACTCGTTGAACTCGTGACGCGCATCAaacgcgacgacgaagaagaccgcgagttggcgcagcgcgaggctggcgagcgaagccccgccgcggcgaaggagcggccgggagaggaggaggagggcgcaggcgccaagAGGTGCCAAGCGGACAGCGCGGCACtggacgcggaagaagatgaagaatGGACAGATCTGGGGGGCTTCCAGTCGGAGCGAGCGGCGTGGAGAGAACAAGAAGAAAGACcgaacgcgcgcgcagctggccCGGGAGGCGTCTGGGACTCGCTCGTCTACTCGTTCCTCTCCGCGGGACCGCAGCCAGAAAGtgtgggcgacggcgaaccgcggcgagcgccagcggTCTTACaggggcgaaggccgcgcagccaACAGGACGCTGGAGTTGAGGAAGAACGCGACCCGAGAGACAAAACTcagcaggagacgcgcgacgagccctgggcgctggagcgcgacgcggagggaggcggccgacagcatccgccgcagcgaccgACATCGCCTTCCGGGGATCTCGGGCCCTCGATCGAGCCCACGAAGCCaaacagagacgccgcggctttcCTCGGACCGTCGCCGGCGGTGACCACAGCCTCACTTCCAGgtccttcgctctctccggcgcacgcagcgtccgcctccgccgcgtcacCAACCTCCGCTGCGTGGCCTTCGTCGcactcgcgtccgcggcggtcgctgtGGACGTGGCTTAcgagcgggcgaggcgcggaggacgcggcggctgcagcgggcgcaTCGCCGTTtggagctcgcgccgcctcagacGGCGCGCATCTGTCCTTCACGGAGAAGGTGTTGTCGGttctctcggcgcccgctgaGCACCAGGAGCTTCACAGACGGGCGCTGCTGTCCGCGCGAGagtcgcggcgtctgcatgcgaggtcgccgccagcgtgcGCGCTGACGCCCTGCGCGTCGGGGTCTGGCTCGCCGCTCCccaacgcgcgcgcgccctcagtgcggggcgaggagggcgaggaggcgcaggggcccgcggcggaagggggCGACTGTTCCGGCGAGCTCGAAGGCGCGGAcgagcctgcggcggaggacgatgCGAGAGACGAGGGGGACGAGGACCTCGTGCCCCCGACAGGCGTCCAGGTGGTGCTGCAGACGATCCACGCGCACCtggaggaagaggcgagggctgcagagcgcgagcgagaagaccgGAAGCGCGCCCGTGTCTCTGCAAGTCGGCAGGCGGACAagctggaggcgacggcaagaagcgcgcagctcgagaaAGACCAGATTTCGCACTTGCTCCAGGAGCAAGCGATGATCcacgaggctgcggctgagAACCAGAGGCGGCCGAGATGGGCGCTGTCGGCGCCTCAAGGCCCtgacggagaggcggaggccagcggaggagaaagtgactga